Within the Marinobacter sp. SS13-12 genome, the region GCGTCGCCTACTGCCCGCACTGTGACGGCCCGCTGTTCAAGGGCAAGCGTGTAGCGGTGATCGGCGGAGGCAACTCCGGCGTGGAAGCGGCCATTGACCTGGCCGGTATCGTCGGCCACGTCACCCTGCTGGAATTCGCCTCTGAAATGAAGGCGGACGATGTACTGCAGAAGAAGCTGCGCAGCCTGAAGAACGTGGAAATCCTGACCTCGGCCCAGACCACTGAAGTCACCGGTGAAGGCGGCAAGGTAAACGGACTGCAATACACCGACCGCGCTACCGGAGAGAGCCATCACGTATCGCTGGAAGGCGTATTCATCCAGATCGGTCTGATCCCGAACACCGAATGGCTGAAGGGAGATATCGAACTGAGCCAGCACGGCGAGATCATTGTCGACGCCCGTGGCGAGACGTCAATTCCGGGTGTCTTTGCCGCCGGCGATGCCACCACAGTGCCTTACAAGCAGATCGTAATTTCCATGGGGGAAGGTTCCAAGGCTGCCCTGAGCGCCTTTGACTTCCTGATCCGCAACTCCGCTGATGAGAGTGAAGAAGAGGCGGCCTGAATCACCGCCTGAAAACAGGTTTACACACGGCTGACCCCTGAACCGTTCGTGTTTTCAGCCCCGTTGTCCGGCTTCCGGATAGCGGGGCTTTTTTATGGGTGTGTGTCCCCGGCTTGAACAGTCCGATTACATTCTGTACACTTTATTTTAATTGAACGTTCAATTAACAAACGATCAGGTCAGGAACGCGATGCCGATTGTCGGAGTTAAAGACACCCGAAAGCAGCAGCTGATTGATGCCACCATGGCATCCATTGCCGAGCTGGGCCTGCAGAACACCACCATCATCTCCATCAGCCGTCGTGCCGGTATGTCGTCCGGGATTATCAGCCACTATTTCGGTGGTAAGCAGGGGCTGATCGAGGCGGCACTGCGCTATCTGCTGGACCAGCTTGGCAAGGAACTGCGGGAACGCATGGCCCGCACGGATGGTTCGCCGGAGCAGCGCCTACAGTGCATCGTGGAAGCCAACTTTTCCGAGTTCCAGCGCACTGACCTGGCGGCAAAGACCTGGCTCAGCTTCTGGGCCCGTTCCATGCACGAGCCCGGCCTGCAGCGCCTGCAGCAGATCAACAATGCCAGGCTGTACAGCAATCTGCGGTATTCCTTTGCCCAGCGTTTGCCAAAACAGGCCGCCACCGAAGCGGCCCGCCAGATGGCCGCAATGATCGACGGCTTCTGGCTGCGCAGTGCTCTTGGCACGGACCCCCAGGAAGGCTTTGCCGCAGCGGAAACGCTGTGCAAGCGATTTGCATTGAACGCGCTCAATCCGACAACGAATTCATCAGCTCAGGTTTGAATCCCATGACTGCATTGCCCCGTTATCAGAACTTCATCAATGGCCGGCCCATGGCCAACGCTTCCGGCGAGACCTTCCCCGTGGTGAACCCGGCCACCGGCGAGGTGGTTTATGAAATGGAAATTGCCGATGACAGCATCCGGAAGGCGGCTATCGAAAGTGCCCAGGCGGGCTTCAAGGTCTGGTCCGCCATGACCGGCGCCGAGCGCGGTCGAATCCTGCAGCGTGCCGTGGCCCTGCTGCGGGAACGCAACGATGAACTGGCAGCACTGGAAGTACAGGACACCGGCAAACCCTGGCAGGAAGCCCAGGTGGTGGATGTGGTGACCGGCGCCGACACCCTGGAATACTTCGCCGGCCTGGCCGCGTCCGTTGAGGGCAACCAGCAGGATCTGGGTGGCGACTTCTACTACACCCGCCGCGAACCCCTGGGTGTGTGTGCCGGTATCGGTGCCTGGAACTACCCGCTGCAGATTGCCTGCTGGAAGTCCGCCCCGGCCCTGGCCACCGGTAACAGCATGATCTTCAAGCCGTCAGAGGAAACTCCCATGGGGGCCCTGAAGCTGGCGGAGATATTTGCAGAAGCCGGCGTTCCGGCCGGCGTGTTCAACGTGGTTCAGGGCGCGGGTAACGTAGGCGCCTGGCTGACCCACCACCCGGGCATCGCCAAGGTGTCGTTTACCGGGGAAGTGGGCACCGGCAAGAAGGTGATGACAGCCGCGGCTTCTACCCTGAAAGATGTGACCATGGAGCTGGGTGGCAAATCACCGTTGATTATTTTTGAAGACGCAGATGTTGAAAACGCCGTTTCGGCGGCGATGCTGGGTAACTTCTATACCCAGGGCGAAGTCTGCACCAACGGCACCCGGGTATTCGTCCACGAGGCAATTTATTCGCAATTCATGGACCGGTTGCTGGAGCGCACGCTGAACAACATCCGCATGGGCGACCCCACCGATCCGGAGACCAATTTCGGCGCACTGATCTCCAGCAAGCACCAACAGCTGGTCCTCGACTACATCGACAAAGGCATCGCCGAAGGCGCCACCCTCAGCCACGGTGGCAAGGCCGCAAAACCGGCGTCTGCCCCCGGTGGTTATTTCGTGGAGCCCACCATCTTCACCGACTGCACCGACGACATGACCATCTGCCGCGAGGAAATCTTCGGGCCGGTGATGTCGGTGCTGACTTTCTCCGATGAGGAAGAAGTGATCGACCGGGCCAACAGTACCGACACCGGCCTGGCAGCCGGCGTGTTCACCAACGATATCCGTCGCGCCCACAGAGTTATCCACCGCATCGAAGCCGGCATCTGCTGGGTCAACAGCTACGGTGCCTCGCCTGCCGAAATGCCCGTGGGAGGTTACAAACTCTCCGGCGTTGGCCGCGAAAACGGCCGTGTCACGCTCGACCACTACACCCAGCTGAAAGCGGTGTACGTGGGAATGGAGGACATAGACAGCCCTTTCTGATTGGGCTGCCGGGAGCTGCGTATGAAAGAAGCAATCTACGATTACATCATTGTCGGGGCCGGGTCTGCCGGTTGTGTGCTGGCCAACCGGCTTACCGAGGATGGCCGCCACCGGGTGCTGCTGCTGGAGACCGGTGGCAGCGACAAGAGCATCTTCATCCAGATGCCCACCGCGCTGTCCATCCCCATGAACACCAAAAAATACGCCTGGCAGTTCGAGACCGAGCCGGAACCCTATCTGGATAACCGCCGCATGCACTGCCCCCGGGGCAAGGTGCTGGGCGGTTCGTCCTCCATCAACGGTATGGTCTACGTGCGTGGCCATGCCCGTGACTTTGACGAATGGCAGGAACAGGGGGCCGATGGCTGGGACTATCGCCACTGCCTGCCCTATTTCAAGAAGGCGGAAACCTGGGCGTTCGGCGGGGATGACTACCGGGGCGATCAGGGCCCGCTGGGCGTGAACAACGGCAACAATATGCAGAACCCGCTCTACAAGGCCTTTGTGGACGCGGGCGTGGATGCGGGCTACTTTGCCACCGCGGACTACAACGGCGAGCGTCAGGAAGGTTTCGGGGCCATGCATATGACCGTTAAAAACGGTCGCCGCTGGTCCACCGCCAACGCCTATCTGCGCCCGGCCATGGCGCGGGACAACCTGACCGTGGTTACCCATGCGCTGGTCCACAGGGTATTGCTCGATGGCAAGCGGGCCACCGGCGTGCGCTATGAGAAAGATGGCAAACTGGTGGATGTGACCGCTTCTGAGGAAGTGATCCTCTCTGCGGGTTCGATTGGGTCACCCCATCTGTTGCAGCTCTCGGGTATTGGTAACCGTGAGGTGCTGGAGCAAGCGGACATCCCCGTCAATCACGAGCTGCCCGGTGTGGGTCGCAATCTGCAGGATCACCTGGAATTCTACTTCCAGTTCCGCTGCAAAGAGCCCGTGTCCCTTAATGGCAAGCTCGACTGGTGGAACAAGCTCAAGATCGGTGTGCGCTGGCTGCTGAAGAAGGATGGCCTGGGTGCCACCAACCACTTTGAATCCTGCGGTTTTATCCGATCGAAGGCGGGTGTCGAGTGGCCGGACCTGCAATACCACTTCCTGCCGGCGGCCATGCGTTACGACGGGAAGGAAGCTTTCAATGGCGACGGCTTCCAGCTGCATGTCGGCCACAACAAGCCCAAGAGCCGTGGTTCGGTGTGCGTGCAGTCGGCTGACCCCAGGCAGGCACCGCGTATCCTCTTCAATTACCTCCAGCACGATGATGACCGCGCGGGCTTCCGTGACTGCGTGCGCCTGACCCGCGAAATCGTCAGCCAGCCGGCAATGGACGCCTACCGGGGCCCGGAAATTCAGCCGGGCATCGATGTGCAGAGCGACGAGGAAATCGATGCCTTTGTCCGTCAGGCGGTGGAAAGCGCCTATCACCCCTCCTGTACCTGCAAGATGGGTGTGGACGACCAGGCCGTGGTGGGCCCGGATACCCGGGTGCACGGACTGAGCGGATTGCGGGTGGTGGACTCGTCCGTCTTTCCCACCATTCCCAACGGCAATCTCAATGCCCCCACCATCATGGTGGCGGAGCGTGCCGCTGACCTTATTCGTGGCGTGGTGCCACTGAAGCCGTCCGATGCCCCCGTGGCGATAGACGAGCAATGGCGGGATCGCCAGCGCCCCGGAGGGGCCAGACGCGAGATCGCCTGAGCATTTCCCGGCGGCTCAACACCGCCGGTTTTTTTACGCAAGCCATCAGGATTTACCTATCGCCACTGCGGTAACCACACCGTTGTGAGTGCGCGATAGTTAAGTGTTGACCCGTCAACGCGGGGGTTTGTGTCCGATTCGAATGAACATTTGCTTCAAAGTAGAGGAGGAACACCCATGTTGTCCGATAAAATAGCGATTTCCTGTACCCGGAGGTGTGTATGACACTCTGGTTATCCACAGGCCTGATTTTCACCTTCGCGGCCATCGCGTTGATCCTGTTCAAATGGTGGGACCTGCAAGTCATCGGTGTGACGCCGGTGCGCACGTTCACGTTCATTGCCATCCTGTTTACCTCCGGCCTGGATGTGGGCCTGATCATGTTCCCGCTGACCGAGTTCGCCGGCTACGGCAACCTGGCGGAGAGCCCGGAATACGGCTTTGCCAACCCGCTGGCCATTGAGTTTGGCTTCTGGGCTTTCCTGATATGGGGCTTTTACTTCCTTACGTGCTTTTATTTCTGCGTCATCGAGCCGCGAGTGAAATTCTTTGATATCCCGCTGGTGAGAGTGGTCAACAATGTGGTGATCATCGGCACCTGTGCCTTTACCGCCTTCCTGCTGCTGGTTAACCTGCCCTGGTACCTGCCGGAGATCGGTGACGGTGAAACCGTGGTGCCCACTTTTTATCTGATTGTCTTTGCAGCGATTGCAGCGGCGGTGCATTCCAGCAGTAAAATCAAATACGTGCGCATACTCAGCCTGGGTTCGAGCTGGCTGTTCATTGCCCTGATTGCAGTAATGTGGGGCCGCGCATTCCTTACCGGCAACGGCAGCGTGGGGGACTTTTTCGGCACCGCGGGCCTGATTGGTGAGTACTTCACCAACCTGCACCACTTCATGCTACCGCTGAACGACTACCACGAGTTTTACCTGTTCTGGTGGTTCTCCTGGAGCATCATGATCGGCCAGTTCACCGCCCGCTTCGTCAGCGGCCTGCGTACCTGGCAGCTGATGATTGCCATGCTGGTGTTCCCCTCCATTGCCATCGGTACCTGGTTCTCGGTGTTGTACCACTATCACGCCGAGGGGCTGAACATTGCCGCGTTTATCAACATCGCGATGATCACGGTCGGTATCCTGATGGTAGTCAACTCACTGGATTCGTTGATCCGGCTTTATACCGACAACCTGAACCTGACGGCAAAGCGGCTGGGCCAGGGCAAGTACTATCTGGGCAACCTGGTTGCCATGTGCGGCCTGACACTGCTGTTCCAGCTTGATTTCCTGCGTATCCAATGGGTAGGTGCCCTGGTGATTGCG harbors:
- the betI gene encoding transcriptional regulator BetI; the protein is MPIVGVKDTRKQQLIDATMASIAELGLQNTTIISISRRAGMSSGIISHYFGGKQGLIEAALRYLLDQLGKELRERMARTDGSPEQRLQCIVEANFSEFQRTDLAAKTWLSFWARSMHEPGLQRLQQINNARLYSNLRYSFAQRLPKQAATEAARQMAAMIDGFWLRSALGTDPQEGFAAAETLCKRFALNALNPTTNSSAQV
- the betB gene encoding betaine-aldehyde dehydrogenase, translating into MTALPRYQNFINGRPMANASGETFPVVNPATGEVVYEMEIADDSIRKAAIESAQAGFKVWSAMTGAERGRILQRAVALLRERNDELAALEVQDTGKPWQEAQVVDVVTGADTLEYFAGLAASVEGNQQDLGGDFYYTRREPLGVCAGIGAWNYPLQIACWKSAPALATGNSMIFKPSEETPMGALKLAEIFAEAGVPAGVFNVVQGAGNVGAWLTHHPGIAKVSFTGEVGTGKKVMTAAASTLKDVTMELGGKSPLIIFEDADVENAVSAAMLGNFYTQGEVCTNGTRVFVHEAIYSQFMDRLLERTLNNIRMGDPTDPETNFGALISSKHQQLVLDYIDKGIAEGATLSHGGKAAKPASAPGGYFVEPTIFTDCTDDMTICREEIFGPVMSVLTFSDEEEVIDRANSTDTGLAAGVFTNDIRRAHRVIHRIEAGICWVNSYGASPAEMPVGGYKLSGVGRENGRVTLDHYTQLKAVYVGMEDIDSPF
- the betA gene encoding choline dehydrogenase yields the protein MKEAIYDYIIVGAGSAGCVLANRLTEDGRHRVLLLETGGSDKSIFIQMPTALSIPMNTKKYAWQFETEPEPYLDNRRMHCPRGKVLGGSSSINGMVYVRGHARDFDEWQEQGADGWDYRHCLPYFKKAETWAFGGDDYRGDQGPLGVNNGNNMQNPLYKAFVDAGVDAGYFATADYNGERQEGFGAMHMTVKNGRRWSTANAYLRPAMARDNLTVVTHALVHRVLLDGKRATGVRYEKDGKLVDVTASEEVILSAGSIGSPHLLQLSGIGNREVLEQADIPVNHELPGVGRNLQDHLEFYFQFRCKEPVSLNGKLDWWNKLKIGVRWLLKKDGLGATNHFESCGFIRSKAGVEWPDLQYHFLPAAMRYDGKEAFNGDGFQLHVGHNKPKSRGSVCVQSADPRQAPRILFNYLQHDDDRAGFRDCVRLTREIVSQPAMDAYRGPEIQPGIDVQSDEEIDAFVRQAVESAYHPSCTCKMGVDDQAVVGPDTRVHGLSGLRVVDSSVFPTIPNGNLNAPTIMVAERAADLIRGVVPLKPSDAPVAIDEQWRDRQRPGGARREIA
- a CDS encoding BCCT family transporter; translated protein: MTLWLSTGLIFTFAAIALILFKWWDLQVIGVTPVRTFTFIAILFTSGLDVGLIMFPLTEFAGYGNLAESPEYGFANPLAIEFGFWAFLIWGFYFLTCFYFCVIEPRVKFFDIPLVRVVNNVVIIGTCAFTAFLLLVNLPWYLPEIGDGETVVPTFYLIVFAAIAAAVHSSSKIKYVRILSLGSSWLFIALIAVMWGRAFLTGNGSVGDFFGTAGLIGEYFTNLHHFMLPLNDYHEFYLFWWFSWSIMIGQFTARFVSGLRTWQLMIAMLVFPSIAIGTWFSVLYHYHAEGLNIAAFINIAMITVGILMVVNSLDSLIRLYTDNLNLTAKRLGQGKYYLGNLVAMCGLTLLFQLDFLRIQWVGALVIALYFSCFVYIVMKRRSEVMGIEASPKENTLDFRKIELAS